The Trinickia acidisoli genome includes a window with the following:
- the ygfZ gene encoding CAF17-like 4Fe-4S cluster assembly/insertion protein YgfZ yields MNATNAPVSSDTASPRAPSQPASAEFDAVLSRGAFMTLDQFGVIDAVGDDAASFLHGQLTNDVQHLDAASARLAGYCSPKGRLLASMLMWRAADVIRLLVSKELTAGVQKRLSMFVLRAKAKLADATDSVAVVGFAGDVRTALARVFDALPDGVHVHVAGPAGSLIRVPDAASRPRYLWIGPKALVQARLAALEGELARVSPALWDWLDIHAGEPRITQGVLEQFVPQMVNFDVIGGINFRKGCYPGQEIVARSQYRGTIKRRMALAHVASATPAAGLAADDSAGSAVRPGVELFHSGDASQPCGMVVNAAAAAEGGIDLLAEIKLAALDGGTVHLGAADGPPLVFQPLPYALPSEA; encoded by the coding sequence ATGAATGCAACGAACGCCCCTGTCTCATCCGATACCGCGTCGCCCCGCGCGCCGTCGCAGCCCGCCTCCGCCGAGTTCGACGCCGTCCTCTCTCGCGGCGCGTTCATGACGCTCGATCAGTTTGGCGTCATCGACGCCGTCGGTGACGATGCGGCCAGCTTTCTGCACGGCCAGCTCACGAACGACGTCCAGCATCTGGACGCCGCAAGCGCCCGCCTGGCCGGCTACTGCTCGCCCAAAGGCCGGCTGCTCGCTTCGATGCTGATGTGGCGCGCAGCCGATGTGATCCGCCTGCTCGTGTCGAAGGAGCTCACCGCGGGCGTTCAAAAGCGGCTGTCGATGTTCGTCCTGCGCGCGAAAGCGAAGCTGGCCGATGCCACCGACTCGGTCGCGGTCGTCGGCTTCGCGGGTGACGTGCGCACGGCGCTTGCGCGCGTGTTCGATGCCCTGCCCGACGGCGTGCACGTGCATGTCGCCGGTCCGGCCGGTTCTCTCATTCGCGTACCCGACGCCGCTTCGCGCCCGCGGTATTTGTGGATCGGACCGAAGGCGCTCGTGCAAGCGCGGCTGGCGGCGCTCGAGGGGGAACTTGCGCGCGTCTCGCCCGCGCTCTGGGATTGGCTCGACATCCATGCGGGCGAACCGCGCATCACGCAAGGCGTGCTCGAGCAGTTCGTCCCGCAAATGGTCAACTTCGACGTGATCGGCGGCATCAATTTCCGCAAAGGCTGTTACCCGGGACAAGAGATCGTCGCGCGCAGTCAGTATCGCGGAACGATCAAGCGGCGGATGGCACTCGCGCATGTCGCAAGCGCGACACCGGCGGCCGGTCTTGCGGCCGATGACAGCGCTGGGAGCGCGGTGCGCCCCGGTGTCGAGTTGTTTCACTCGGGGGACGCGAGCCAGCCATGCGGGATGGTCGTGAACGCGGCCGCGGCGGCCGAGGGCGGGATCGATTTGCTAGCGGAAATCAAGCTGGCCGCGCTCGACGGCGGGACCGTTCATCTCGGCGCGGCCGATGGCCCGCCGCTCGTGTTCCAGCCGCTGCCGTACGCGCTGCCGAGTGAGGCTTGA
- a CDS encoding NRDE family protein has product MCLIIFDWRPDAATGTLLTLAANRDEYFARATAPLDWWTDAPGVLAGRDLLGAGTWLGLSRDGRFAALTNYRDPRAFRADAPTRGTLVADYLIEPVLAPLDYLGRVAERGAAYNGFNLIVGDLARRELAWYCNRADASPCLLPPGVHGISNAVLDTPWPKLVSKRAELGALVERDGAPPLEELIELMRDPRVAPDDALPSTGIGLDRERALSAAFIETAGYGTRGTTALRVAICDAKLEVDVIERSDDDGSHRLARPGHYERRFAFEVFPSTERRNAGVSD; this is encoded by the coding sequence ATGTGTCTGATCATATTCGACTGGCGGCCCGATGCCGCAACCGGCACGCTGCTCACCCTGGCCGCCAATCGCGATGAATACTTCGCTCGGGCAACGGCGCCGCTCGATTGGTGGACCGACGCCCCCGGCGTTCTTGCCGGCCGCGATCTCCTAGGCGCAGGGACATGGCTCGGACTTTCGCGCGACGGGCGCTTCGCCGCGCTCACCAATTATCGCGACCCACGAGCATTTCGCGCCGACGCGCCCACGCGCGGCACGCTCGTGGCGGACTATCTGATCGAGCCCGTGCTCGCGCCGCTCGACTATTTGGGCCGCGTAGCGGAACGAGGCGCGGCCTACAACGGCTTCAATCTGATCGTCGGCGATCTCGCGCGGCGCGAACTCGCTTGGTATTGCAATCGGGCCGACGCCTCGCCGTGCTTGCTGCCCCCGGGCGTGCACGGCATCTCGAACGCCGTGCTCGATACGCCGTGGCCAAAACTCGTGAGCAAGCGTGCGGAACTCGGTGCGCTCGTCGAGCGTGACGGTGCGCCGCCGCTCGAGGAACTCATCGAGTTGATGCGCGACCCGCGTGTCGCCCCCGACGACGCGTTGCCCTCGACCGGCATCGGGCTCGACCGCGAGCGCGCATTGTCAGCGGCATTCATTGAAACGGCCGGTTACGGCACGCGCGGCACGACGGCTCTGCGTGTTGCCATTTGTGACGCGAAACTCGAAGTGGACGTCATCGAGCGCAGCGACGACGACGGCTCGCACCGGCTCGCTCGTCCTGGGCATTACGAGCGCCGCTTCGCGTTCGAGGTCTTCCCCTCGACTGAACGTAGGAACGCAGGCGTATCCGACTAA